A single window of Thalassomonas viridans DNA harbors:
- a CDS encoding TRAP transporter large permease: MEYAAILMFVTVCLVLLLGYPVAFSLAGTALLFAGMGMALDVFDPAFLSALPSRLYGVINNQTLLAVPLFVFMGAMLERSKIAENLLNAMSLLFGRFHGGLGISVILVGALLAASTGIVGATVVTMGLLSLPTMLKRGYSPAFSSGIICATGTLGQIIPPSIALVLLGDVLSNAYQKAQLDMGIFSPETVSVGDLFAGAVVPGLILVGFYILYCLVLALIKPDIMPRLEAEDIEKLTRDQSVPALMLSALVPPLLLMVAVLGSILLGFATPTEAAGVGAMGATLLALGQKKLTLENLKAVMQSTTKITAMVFMILIGASLFSLVFRGFGGEELVHGFFQQMPGGIVGATLIVMLVIFLLGFILDFIEITFVVVPIVAPVLLAMGLDPIWLGIMIAINLQTSFLTPPFGFALFYLRGVAAKTVRTSDIYRGVIPFIAMQLVLLLALAMWPELVTWLPEVIYK, from the coding sequence ATGGAATATGCAGCTATTTTGATGTTTGTAACTGTATGCCTGGTATTACTGCTGGGTTATCCGGTTGCTTTTTCGCTGGCGGGGACTGCGCTTTTGTTTGCCGGGATGGGAATGGCCCTGGATGTGTTCGACCCGGCATTTTTATCCGCTTTACCCAGCCGCCTCTATGGGGTGATTAATAACCAGACTTTATTGGCGGTGCCGCTGTTTGTTTTTATGGGGGCCATGCTGGAGCGCTCGAAAATCGCTGAAAACCTGCTTAATGCCATGTCGTTGCTTTTTGGGCGTTTTCATGGCGGTTTGGGGATTTCGGTGATCCTGGTGGGAGCCTTATTGGCGGCAAGCACAGGTATAGTGGGGGCCACTGTGGTCACTATGGGGCTTTTATCCCTGCCGACTATGCTTAAACGCGGTTACAGCCCGGCTTTTTCCTCCGGGATCATTTGTGCGACCGGCACCCTGGGGCAGATCATTCCGCCTTCCATTGCCCTGGTATTGCTTGGCGATGTTTTATCCAATGCCTACCAGAAAGCTCAGCTGGATATGGGCATCTTCAGCCCGGAAACCGTTTCTGTCGGCGATCTTTTTGCCGGCGCTGTGGTGCCCGGCCTGATTTTGGTGGGCTTTTATATCCTTTATTGCCTGGTGCTGGCGCTGATCAAACCGGACATCATGCCGCGCCTGGAAGCCGAAGATATAGAAAAACTCACCCGGGATCAGTCGGTTCCTGCCTTGATGTTGTCGGCATTAGTGCCGCCGCTGTTATTGATGGTGGCGGTATTGGGCTCTATTTTACTGGGCTTTGCCACCCCGACCGAGGCTGCCGGGGTCGGGGCCATGGGGGCGACGTTATTGGCTTTGGGCCAGAAGAAACTGACCCTGGAGAATCTAAAGGCGGTGATGCAAAGTACTACCAAGATCACCGCCATGGTGTTTATGATCCTTATCGGCGCCAGCCTGTTTTCCCTGGTTTTCAGGGGCTTTGGCGGTGAAGAGCTGGTGCATGGGTTTTTCCAGCAGATGCCGGGAGGCATAGTCGGCGCGACCCTGATCGTGATGCTGGTGATCTTCTTATTAGGTTTTATCCTGGACTTTATCGAGATCACTTTCGTGGTTGTGCCTATAGTTGCCCCGGTTTTATTGGCCATGGGGCTTGATCCTATCTGGCTGGGCATTATGATAGCCATTAACCTGCAAACCTCCTTCTTAACGCCGCCTTTTGGCTTTGCGTTATTTTATCTGCGCGGAGTGGCAGCGAAAACGGTGCGCACGTCGGATATTTACCGCGGCGTGATCCCTTTTATCGCGATGCAGCTGGTGTTGTTGCTCGCATTGGCGATGTGGCCGGAACTAGTCACCTGGTTGCCTGAGGTTATTTACAAATAA
- a CDS encoding TRAP transporter small permease subunit, whose protein sequence is MLVNGLKNTLAVIDSFTELTGRMIAWLTLVMVLMTFVIVLLRYGFNLGWVAMQESVLYFHGIVFMLGAAYTLKADGHVRVDIFYQRFSAKNKALVNLFGGIFLLLPVVVFIFYISLDYVVISWQIMEKSSEAGGLPLVYLNKSLLLLLPVTLLLQGLAEIIRNLLFLIAGNGSGNKAEQSTAGDLL, encoded by the coding sequence ATGTTGGTTAACGGGTTAAAAAATACCCTCGCCGTCATCGACAGCTTTACCGAACTAACCGGCAGAATGATTGCCTGGTTAACCCTGGTGATGGTGCTGATGACTTTTGTCATAGTTTTATTGCGTTACGGCTTTAACCTGGGCTGGGTCGCCATGCAGGAGTCGGTGCTGTATTTCCACGGCATAGTCTTTATGCTGGGGGCCGCCTACACCTTAAAAGCCGACGGCCATGTGCGGGTGGATATCTTTTACCAAAGGTTTTCCGCAAAAAACAAGGCGCTGGTGAACCTGTTTGGCGGTATTTTTCTGTTATTGCCCGTGGTGGTGTTTATTTTTTATATCAGCCTGGATTACGTGGTTATTTCCTGGCAAATCATGGAAAAGTCTTCCGAAGCCGGCGGTTTGCCGCTGGTTTACCTGAATAAGTCCCTGTTGCTCTTGTTGCCGGTAACCCTGTTGTTGCAGGGACTGGCGGAAATTATCCGTAACCTGCTTTTTTTAATTGCGGGTAACGGCTCAGGTAACAAGGCAGAGCAGAGCACAGCGGGAGATTTGTTGTAA
- the bolA gene encoding transcriptional regulator BolA, producing the protein MTIEAIIEEKLLTAFSPVHLDVINESHQHNVPPGSESHFKVIIVSKKFEGERLINRHRAINTLLATELAEHIHALALHTYTEKEWENYYAENTPLSPKCLGGGKKQSG; encoded by the coding sequence ATGACAATTGAAGCCATAATAGAAGAAAAGTTGCTCACGGCATTCTCTCCCGTGCATTTGGATGTAATTAACGAAAGCCATCAGCATAATGTGCCGCCGGGCAGTGAGTCGCATTTTAAAGTGATTATCGTCTCGAAAAAATTCGAAGGGGAGCGCCTGATCAACCGTCACCGGGCCATCAATACCTTGCTGGCAACCGAACTGGCGGAGCATATCCATGCCCTGGCTTTACATACCTATACCGAAAAGGAATGGGAAAATTACTACGCCGAGAATACGCCACTATCTCCTAAATGCCTGGGAGGCGGTAAAAAGCAATCGGGATAG
- a CDS encoding alpha-ketoglutarate-dependent dioxygenase AlkB family protein — protein MQYFPDFIPMARSLQLYDELARQLAWSRDTIVLYGKPVQIPRLQAWYGDNGLDYTYSGLTLTARPWLPLLAELKHMVEVKSGVRFNAVLANLYRDGNDTVGWHSDDEPELGENPVIVSLSFGGERNFNFKHKMSGEKLTIPLKSGSLLIMAGETQRCWQHCVPRTKKAKLPRISLTFRQIKS, from the coding sequence TTGCAGTATTTTCCCGACTTTATCCCTATGGCCAGGAGCCTGCAGCTATATGATGAGCTGGCCCGGCAACTGGCTTGGTCCCGCGATACTATTGTTCTCTACGGTAAACCTGTGCAGATCCCTAGGTTGCAGGCCTGGTATGGCGACAACGGCCTGGACTATACCTATTCCGGGCTGACTTTAACGGCCAGGCCCTGGTTGCCGCTGCTGGCAGAGTTAAAACACATGGTGGAGGTAAAAAGCGGCGTTCGCTTTAATGCCGTGCTGGCTAACCTGTACCGCGACGGCAATGACACTGTCGGCTGGCACAGTGATGATGAGCCGGAATTAGGCGAAAACCCTGTGATTGTTTCCTTGTCTTTCGGCGGGGAAAGAAACTTTAATTTCAAGCATAAAATGTCTGGTGAAAAGCTGACGATACCTTTAAAATCTGGCAGTTTGTTAATCATGGCGGGAGAAACCCAGCGCTGTTGGCAGCACTGTGTGCCCCGGACAAAAAAAGCAAAATTGCCACGAATCAGCCTGACTTTTCGGCAAATTAAAAGCTAA
- a CDS encoding methyltransferase codes for MLSPFIINDRNLHLDRYPLAQVNRSLQAWDAADEYLVNHVSQHQLIKPETKVLIFNDLFGALTVNFTENQVYTVNDSFLSICGIRHNLEQNHLSDDNITQLTSLDPLPDDIDVVLYKIPKSKSLLSEQLLKIKQKYSGKLTFIAGDRAKEIHTSTLKQFEKYLGTTKTSLAVKKARLVFCELDNPAKYNSPFPTVWPLENTSFSLSNHANVYAREKLDLGARYFIQHLPGIAAGKRVIDLGCGNGVIGLTVLAAQPQAKVEFVDESYMAVASARENIENNLPGAAENCLFHVNDCLTGFEPGSADVILCNPPFHQQTATTDHIAWQMFNDSFRVLKKGGELRIIGNRQLGYHVKLQRIFGNHKLIATNEKFVTISAIKK; via the coding sequence ATGCTCAGCCCTTTTATTATCAATGACAGAAATCTCCATCTTGACCGCTACCCCTTGGCGCAGGTCAACCGCAGTTTACAGGCCTGGGACGCCGCCGATGAATACCTGGTGAACCATGTCAGCCAGCATCAGCTGATCAAGCCGGAAACGAAGGTGTTGATCTTTAATGATTTATTTGGCGCGTTAACGGTAAATTTCACCGAGAACCAAGTCTATACCGTCAATGATTCTTTTTTGAGTATATGCGGAATCAGGCATAACCTGGAGCAAAACCACCTCAGCGATGATAATATCACCCAGCTGACCAGCCTGGATCCGCTGCCGGACGATATCGATGTCGTTTTATACAAGATCCCTAAAAGTAAGTCTTTACTTAGCGAACAACTATTAAAAATAAAGCAGAAATATAGCGGTAAGCTGACCTTTATTGCCGGTGACCGGGCAAAGGAGATTCACACTTCCACCTTAAAACAGTTCGAAAAATACCTGGGCACCACCAAAACTTCACTGGCGGTGAAAAAGGCCCGTCTGGTGTTTTGCGAGCTGGACAACCCGGCTAAATATAATTCGCCTTTTCCCACGGTATGGCCGCTGGAAAATACCAGCTTTTCCCTGAGCAACCACGCCAATGTTTATGCCAGGGAAAAGCTGGACTTGGGCGCCCGCTATTTTATCCAGCATTTACCCGGGATCGCCGCCGGCAAGCGGGTAATAGATTTAGGCTGCGGCAACGGCGTTATTGGCCTGACTGTCCTGGCAGCGCAGCCTCAGGCTAAAGTAGAGTTTGTCGATGAGTCTTATATGGCCGTAGCCTCGGCGCGTGAGAACATAGAGAACAACTTACCCGGGGCAGCGGAGAATTGCCTTTTTCATGTCAATGACTGCCTGACCGGTTTTGAACCGGGCAGCGCCGATGTCATTCTGTGCAACCCGCCGTTTCACCAGCAAACCGCCACCACCGACCATATTGCCTGGCAAATGTTTAACGACAGCTTCCGGGTATTAAAAAAAGGCGGGGAATTGCGTATTATCGGTAACAGGCAATTAGGTTATCATGTTAAGTTACAACGTATTTTCGGCAACCATAAATTGATTGCCACCAATGAAAAATTCGTCACTATTTCAGCGATAAAAAAATGA
- a CDS encoding YajG family lipoprotein, with translation MKRKNSRSLKQAGMRLSALLALPALLLLGGCSQTPSHLIVAPQVMTANSGKYANKQAHIRVLDMRTGNHIVQISRPEKAAQLFSSQAPLKEILTQSLSSQWSKQGMAMTPVAANNIEVSIDQALVKVEQQLMQYQVKSEIVLTVKIDNGVATLTNTFRNRGSSHGPLKADLAVLERDFNQQLALLLAQIIDNHEIQQFIR, from the coding sequence ATGAAACGAAAAAATTCCAGATCATTAAAACAAGCCGGTATGCGCCTTAGTGCGCTTCTGGCCTTACCGGCGCTGCTTTTGCTCGGCGGCTGCAGCCAGACCCCGAGCCATTTGATCGTGGCGCCGCAAGTCATGACCGCCAATTCAGGCAAGTATGCCAATAAGCAGGCACATATCCGGGTGCTTGATATGCGCACCGGCAACCATATAGTGCAGATTTCACGTCCGGAAAAAGCAGCCCAGCTGTTTTCCTCACAGGCGCCGCTAAAAGAGATACTCACGCAAAGTTTAAGCAGCCAATGGAGTAAACAGGGCATGGCCATGACTCCTGTTGCAGCCAACAATATCGAGGTGTCCATCGATCAGGCCCTGGTCAAGGTTGAACAGCAATTGATGCAGTACCAGGTAAAAAGCGAAATCGTCCTGACGGTAAAAATCGACAACGGTGTTGCCACCCTTACTAACACCTTCCGCAACCGGGGCAGCAGCCACGGACCGTTAAAGGCGGATCTCGCCGTACTGGAGCGGGATTTTAACCAACAGCTGGCTTTGCTGTTAGCCCAGATCATTGACAATCACGAGATCCAGCAATTTATCAGGTAA
- a CDS encoding peptidylprolyl isomerase: MKAVHIKFLTLFFFCLSFAGWTKNVAIDPNNIYPRVKLETSMGVIIVELDRVKAPITVDNFLTYVVTGEYNNTVFHRIIPDFIVQGGGYDPQFIAKKANDDIVNESGNGLKNETGTIAMAKENRPHTANRQFFFNVADNKSLDPGKRWGYAVFGSIVEGEEVIEAMAQVETDYNSEMAWSDVPVKPVLLKKATLLPAQ; this comes from the coding sequence ATGAAAGCAGTGCACATAAAATTTCTGACCCTCTTTTTCTTCTGCCTGAGCTTTGCCGGCTGGACCAAGAATGTCGCCATAGATCCCAACAACATCTATCCCAGGGTAAAACTGGAAACTTCCATGGGGGTGATTATCGTCGAACTTGACCGGGTAAAAGCGCCGATCACAGTTGATAACTTCCTCACCTATGTTGTGACCGGTGAATACAACAATACCGTCTTCCACCGTATTATCCCCGACTTTATCGTCCAGGGGGGCGGTTATGATCCCCAGTTTATCGCCAAAAAAGCCAACGACGATATCGTTAACGAGTCCGGCAACGGCCTGAAAAACGAAACCGGCACCATAGCCATGGCCAAAGAAAACCGCCCCCATACCGCCAACCGCCAGTTCTTTTTCAATGTCGCCGACAATAAATCCCTGGATCCCGGCAAACGCTGGGGTTATGCGGTTTTTGGCAGCATAGTCGAAGGGGAAGAAGTGATAGAAGCCATGGCCCAGGTGGAAACCGATTACAACTCGGAAATGGCCTGGTCGGATGTACCGGTAAAACCCGTGCTCCTGAAAAAAGCCACCCTGCTGCCGGCGCAATAA
- a CDS encoding SymE family type I addiction module toxin, which produces MAEYHHTPAPVPAKAKYPIYRKLTVLETTRESAPKTRGIGINYVPVSLEPCLVLRGKWLRRAGFTAGKKVVVVIHQDELTIKPQLV; this is translated from the coding sequence ATGGCTGAATACCATCATACGCCAGCGCCTGTCCCGGCAAAAGCAAAATATCCTATTTATCGGAAACTTACCGTACTGGAAACCACCCGCGAGTCGGCCCCTAAAACCCGCGGCATCGGTATTAACTATGTGCCGGTAAGTCTTGAACCCTGCCTTGTGCTCAGGGGGAAATGGCTCAGGCGGGCCGGTTTCACTGCCGGAAAAAAGGTGGTTGTAGTTATCCATCAGGATGAACTGACCATCAAGCCTCAACTGGTTTAA
- a CDS encoding integrase core domain-containing protein: MVDKVLYLKAVSGTGCGSVAQLFNQRYGHKATVSKSFVYEKLKANQYQLQVVKRQIKHKPVRSVPVNHTWGIDLTQVKLSKKQKTVLGIIEHGSRLNLTLSELPSKHSAQLLLALCRTIRHFGLPNAIRTDNEACFTSLFFTTALKLLGIKHQTTHLASPWENGRIERFFGTFKNKIRQLDLSGFSSLQHELDRFRFWYNHIRPHQNLAGYTPVEVWRNKANRHSSKAVWVNDWQGLLTGYYFPS, from the coding sequence GTGGTTGATAAAGTACTTTATCTTAAAGCGGTTTCAGGCACAGGTTGCGGCTCGGTTGCCCAGCTTTTCAATCAGCGCTACGGCCATAAAGCTACAGTGTCGAAAAGCTTTGTTTATGAAAAGCTCAAAGCCAACCAGTACCAGCTGCAAGTGGTAAAGCGGCAGATTAAACATAAGCCTGTGAGAAGTGTTCCCGTCAACCACACCTGGGGCATTGATTTAACCCAGGTAAAGTTATCCAAAAAACAGAAGACCGTGCTGGGCATTATCGAGCATGGCTCACGTTTAAACCTGACGCTAAGTGAACTGCCCTCGAAGCATTCGGCGCAGCTGCTGCTGGCCCTTTGCCGAACGATCCGGCATTTTGGCTTGCCAAACGCTATCCGAACGGACAACGAAGCCTGTTTTACCTCGCTCTTTTTTACTACCGCATTGAAGCTGCTGGGGATTAAACACCAAACCACGCACCTGGCTTCGCCTTGGGAAAATGGTAGGATTGAGCGGTTCTTCGGCACATTCAAAAACAAAATCAGGCAGCTGGATTTATCCGGGTTTAGCAGCCTGCAACATGAATTAGACAGATTCAGGTTTTGGTACAACCATATTCGGCCGCATCAAAACCTGGCAGGCTATACGCCGGTGGAGGTGTGGCGAAACAAAGCCAACCGGCATTCGAGTAAGGCTGTTTGGGTGAACGACTGGCAGGGGCTGTTGACGGGATATTATTTTCCCAGCTGA